In Afipia sp. GAS231, a single window of DNA contains:
- a CDS encoding adenylate kinase, with translation MRLILLGPPGAGKGTQAQRLVQKYNIVQLSTGEMLRAAVAAETPIGLQAKDIMASGALVPDEIVVGIISDRLDQPDMKNGFILDGFPRTVPQAAALDDLLRRKHMKLDAVVELRVNESALLNRVETRVAEMRARGEEVRIDDTPEVLSKRLASYRTLTEPLIHYYSERRKLLTVDGMMTIEHVTREINRILSAIGAVEPKVAAPAKAARPAAKKVAKTAKKSAKAAPKAGKAASRVTKKAAKKAAPAARSKAAKKAKKAAKKTAKRAVRRPAKKVTKKRAKR, from the coding sequence ATGAGATTGATCCTGTTGGGACCGCCCGGTGCGGGCAAGGGGACCCAGGCGCAACGGCTGGTCCAGAAGTACAACATTGTCCAGCTTTCGACCGGCGAAATGTTGCGCGCTGCGGTTGCAGCCGAGACGCCAATCGGCCTGCAGGCCAAGGACATCATGGCCAGCGGCGCGCTGGTGCCGGACGAGATCGTGGTCGGCATCATTTCCGATCGCCTCGACCAGCCCGACATGAAGAACGGCTTCATCCTCGACGGCTTTCCGCGCACGGTGCCGCAGGCGGCCGCCCTCGATGACCTCCTGAGGAGGAAGCACATGAAGCTCGACGCCGTGGTCGAGCTGCGCGTCAACGAGAGCGCGCTGCTCAACCGCGTCGAGACCCGCGTCGCCGAGATGCGCGCCCGCGGCGAGGAAGTGCGAATCGATGACACGCCGGAAGTGCTGTCCAAGCGCTTGGCGAGCTACCGGACGCTGACCGAGCCGCTGATTCACTATTATTCGGAGCGGCGGAAGCTGTTGACGGTCGACGGCATGATGACCATCGAGCACGTCACCCGCGAGATCAACCGGATCCTTTCCGCGATCGGGGCGGTGGAACCCAAGGTGGCGGCCCCGGCGAAGGCCGCCAGGCCGGCGGCCAAAAAGGTAGCCAAAACCGCCAAGAAGTCCGCCAAAGCGGCCCCAAAGGCCGGGAAAGCGGCCTCCAGGGTCACCAAAAAGGCAGCCAAGAAGGCCGCCCCCGCCGCCAGGTCCAAGGCCGCCAAGAAGGCCAAAAAAGCAGCAAAAAAGACGGCCAAAAGGGCCGTTCGGCGGCCAGCGAAAAAGGTCACGAAAAAGCGAGCTAAACGCTAG
- the rpsM gene encoding 30S ribosomal protein S13 has translation MARIAGVNIPTNKRVLIALQYIHGIGQKNAAEIVEKVKIPLDRRVSQLSDQEVLQIREVIDRDYLVEGDLRREVGINIKRLMDLGCYRGLRHRRGLPVRGQRTHTNARTRKGPAKSIAGKKK, from the coding sequence GTGGCCCGTATTGCCGGCGTGAATATCCCGACCAACAAGCGCGTTCTGATCGCGCTCCAGTACATCCATGGTATCGGCCAGAAGAATGCTGCCGAGATCGTCGAGAAGGTGAAGATCCCGCTGGATCGTCGCGTCAGCCAGCTGAGCGACCAGGAAGTCCTGCAGATCCGCGAAGTGATCGACCGCGACTATCTGGTCGAGGGCGACCTTCGCCGTGAAGTCGGCATCAACATCAAGCGTCTGATGGACCTCGGCTGCTATCGCGGCCTGCGTCATCGCCGCGGTCTGCCGGTGCGTGGTCAGCGTACCCACACCAACGCGCGTACGCGCAAGGGCCCGGCCAAGTCGATCGCCGGCAAGAAGAAGTAA
- the rpsK gene encoding 30S ribosomal protein S11 — MGKDATRIRRRERKNIASGIAHVNSSFNNTTITITDAQGNTIAWSSAGTMGFKGSRKSTPYAAQVAAEDVSKKAQEHGMRTLEVEVAGPGSGRESALRALQAAGFTVTSIRDVTTIPHNGCRPRKRRRV; from the coding sequence ATGGGCAAGGACGCCACCCGCATTCGCCGCCGCGAACGCAAGAACATCGCCTCCGGCATCGCGCACGTGAATTCGTCGTTCAACAACACGACCATCACCATCACCGACGCGCAGGGCAACACCATTGCCTGGTCGTCGGCCGGCACGATGGGTTTCAAGGGCTCGCGCAAGTCGACCCCTTATGCCGCGCAGGTTGCGGCCGAAGACGTTTCCAAGAAGGCGCAGGAACACGGCATGCGCACGCTGGAAGTGGAAGTTGCCGGCCCCGGTTCGGGCCGTGAGTCGGCGCTTCGCGCGCTGCAGGCGGCGGGCTTCACCGTCACATCGATCCGTGACGTGACGACGATCCCGCACAATGGCTGCCGTCCGCGCAAGCGTCGGCGCGTTTGA
- a CDS encoding DNA-directed RNA polymerase subunit alpha, translating to MGDKVTIQKNWQELIRPNKLQVTPGTDAARFATVVAEPLERGFGQTLGNALRRILLSSLQGAAVQSVHIDGVLHEFSSIAGVREDVTDIVLNIKDISIKMQGEGPKRMVVKKSGPGVVTAGDIQTVGDVVVLNPDLQICTLDEGAEIRMEFTVASGKGYVAAERNRPEDAPIGLIPVDSLFSPVRKVSYKVENTREGQILDYDKLTMTIETNGAITPEDSVAYAARILQDQLNVFVNFEEPRKEVAQEIIPDLAFNPAFLKKVDELELSVRSANCLKNDNIVYIGDLVQKSEAEMLRTPNFGRKSLNEIKEVLAQMGLHLGMEVPGWPPENIDELAKRFEDHY from the coding sequence ATGGGTGACAAAGTGACGATCCAGAAAAATTGGCAAGAACTGATTCGACCGAACAAGCTGCAGGTCACGCCGGGCACCGACGCGGCCCGTTTTGCAACCGTCGTCGCCGAGCCGCTCGAGCGCGGCTTCGGCCAGACGCTCGGCAACGCGCTGCGCCGCATTCTTCTCTCGTCGCTGCAAGGTGCAGCGGTGCAGTCGGTGCACATCGACGGCGTGCTGCACGAGTTCTCCTCGATCGCGGGCGTTCGTGAGGACGTCACCGACATCGTGCTCAACATCAAGGACATCTCGATCAAGATGCAGGGCGAAGGCCCCAAGCGCATGGTCGTCAAGAAGTCCGGTCCGGGCGTCGTCACCGCCGGTGACATCCAGACCGTCGGCGACGTCGTGGTGCTCAATCCCGACCTGCAGATCTGCACCCTCGACGAGGGCGCGGAAATCCGCATGGAATTCACCGTTGCTTCCGGCAAGGGTTATGTCGCCGCCGAGCGTAACCGTCCTGAGGACGCGCCGATCGGCCTGATCCCGGTCGACAGCCTGTTCTCGCCCGTGCGCAAGGTCTCCTACAAGGTCGAGAACACCCGCGAGGGCCAGATCCTCGACTACGACAAGCTGACCATGACGATCGAGACCAACGGCGCGATCACGCCGGAAGACTCGGTGGCCTATGCCGCCCGCATCCTGCAGGACCAGCTCAACGTGTTCGTGAACTTCGAAGAGCCGCGCAAGGAAGTGGCGCAGGAGATCATTCCCGATCTCGCGTTCAACCCGGCGTTCCTCAAGAAGGTCGACGAGCTCGAACTGTCGGTGCGTTCGGCAAACTGCCTGAAGAACGACAACATCGTCTACATCGGCGATCTCGTGCAGAAGTCGGAAGCGGAAATGCTCCGTACCCCGAACTTCGGCCGCAAGTCGCTGAACGAGATCAAGGAAGTGCTGGCCCAGATGGGTCTGCATCTCGGCATGGAAGTGCCCGGTTGGCCGCCGGAGAACATCGACGAGTTGGCCAAGCGCTTCGAAGACCACTACTGA
- the rplQ gene encoding 50S ribosomal protein L17, with product MRHGKVHRKLNRTAEHRKAMFANMCAALIKHEQIVTTLPKAKELRPIVEKLVTLGKKGGLAMRRQAISEMRDLDQVRKLFDVLATRYKDRQGGYTRIIKAGFRYGDNAPMAVIEFVDRDVDAKGLDSGPVQEKASEAA from the coding sequence ATGCGTCACGGCAAGGTTCATCGCAAGCTCAACCGCACCGCGGAACATCGCAAGGCGATGTTCGCCAACATGTGCGCCGCGCTGATCAAGCACGAGCAGATCGTCACCACGCTGCCGAAGGCCAAGGAATTGCGCCCGATCGTCGAGAAGCTGGTGACCCTCGGCAAGAAGGGCGGTCTCGCCATGCGCCGCCAGGCGATCAGCGAGATGCGCGACCTCGACCAGGTTCGCAAGCTGTTCGACGTGCTGGCGACCCGCTACAAGGACCGCCAGGGCGGCTATACCCGCATCATCAAGGCCGGCTTCCGCTACGGCGACAACGCCCCGATGGCGGTGATCGAATTCGTCGACCGCGACGTCGATGCCAAGGGCCTCGATTCCGGCCCGGTGCAGGAAAAGGCCTCGGAAGCGGCGTAA
- a CDS encoding SDR family NAD(P)-dependent oxidoreductase, protein MNIDLSGKTALVTGSTAGIGHAIAKGLAATGADVVLNGRTKAKVDAAVAALAKEVPDGKVRGVAADVSTAAGCQALLAALPEVDILINNAGIFEPKGFLDIPDEDWSRFFEVNVMSGVRLARAYLPGMLKRNWGRIVFISSESALNIPKEMIHYGMTKTAQLAVARGLAEMTRGTAVTVNSVLPGPTMSEGVETFVKDLARQNGQSVEEAAANFVKQHRPSSLLQRFASVEEIASMVVYVSSKQASATNGAALRAEGGIIQTIA, encoded by the coding sequence ATGAATATCGATCTTTCCGGAAAGACCGCGCTGGTAACCGGATCCACCGCCGGTATCGGCCATGCGATCGCCAAAGGCCTGGCCGCGACGGGGGCCGATGTCGTGCTCAACGGGCGGACCAAAGCCAAGGTGGATGCGGCCGTGGCTGCGCTCGCCAAGGAGGTGCCGGATGGCAAGGTTCGCGGGGTCGCGGCCGACGTCTCGACCGCCGCCGGATGCCAGGCGTTGCTGGCGGCGCTGCCGGAAGTCGATATCCTCATCAACAATGCCGGGATATTCGAGCCCAAGGGATTCCTCGATATTCCAGATGAAGACTGGAGCCGCTTCTTCGAGGTCAATGTGATGTCGGGAGTGCGGCTGGCGCGCGCTTATCTGCCCGGGATGCTCAAGCGCAACTGGGGCCGCATCGTCTTCATCTCTTCGGAATCGGCGCTGAACATCCCGAAGGAGATGATTCATTACGGCATGACCAAGACCGCGCAACTGGCCGTCGCGCGTGGCCTCGCCGAGATGACCCGCGGCACCGCGGTGACGGTCAACTCGGTACTACCGGGGCCTACGATGTCGGAGGGCGTCGAAACCTTCGTCAAGGATCTCGCCAGACAGAACGGCCAGTCGGTGGAGGAGGCGGCTGCGAATTTCGTCAAGCAGCACCGTCCGAGCTCGCTGCTGCAGCGTTTTGCCAGCGTCGAGGAGATCGCGAGCATGGTCGTTTACGTCAGCTCGAAGCAAGCTTCCGCCACCAATGGCGCCGCACTTCGTGCCGAAGGCGGCATCATTCAGACGATTGCGTGA
- a CDS encoding DUF1330 domain-containing protein, with protein MSAYVISEVDVKDAAGFEAYRTIAAKAIAQYGGRYLVRGGAANAAEGGPSPKNIIVLEFPSMEKLREWYASPEYAEALKHRRTALDRRLIFVEGVLPA; from the coding sequence ATGTCGGCCTATGTGATTTCCGAAGTTGACGTGAAGGATGCGGCGGGCTTCGAGGCCTATCGCACCATCGCCGCGAAAGCGATTGCGCAGTATGGCGGACGCTATCTCGTCCGTGGCGGTGCTGCGAACGCGGCCGAGGGCGGGCCATCGCCGAAGAACATCATCGTGCTCGAATTTCCGTCGATGGAGAAATTGCGCGAGTGGTATGCCTCGCCGGAATACGCCGAGGCACTGAAGCACCGGCGCACCGCGCTGGACCGCCGCTTGATCTTTGTTGAGGGCGTATTGCCGGCTTGA
- a CDS encoding zinc-binding alcohol dehydrogenase family protein codes for MKAVGYKKSLPVEDADSLIDFETAKPEPKGRDIRVAVKAISANPVDYKVRKRAAPPEGETKILGYDAAGVVDAVGPDVTLFKPGDEVFYAGSILRQGTNSEFHLVDERITGRKPKSLSFAQAAALPLTSITAWELLFDRLGAVPGKSVDPRTLLVTGGAGGVGSILIQLARRLTGLTVVATATRPDSQKWCLDLGAHAVIDHGKPMKEQIEKLKLPPVALVASLTFTDQHYKAIADFMAPQGKFGLIDDPPEFTMSAFKGKAISVHWESMFTRSSFQTPDMIAQHNLLNDVADLIDKGVLRTTLDQTFGTINAANLKRAHALLESGKSRGKIVLEGW; via the coding sequence ATGAAAGCTGTCGGATACAAAAAATCGCTCCCAGTTGAGGATGCGGATTCGCTGATCGATTTCGAGACCGCCAAACCGGAGCCGAAGGGGCGCGACATCCGCGTCGCCGTGAAGGCGATCTCGGCCAACCCGGTCGACTACAAGGTCCGCAAGCGCGCCGCCCCGCCCGAGGGCGAAACCAAGATCCTCGGTTACGACGCCGCCGGCGTGGTCGATGCGGTCGGACCCGACGTCACGCTGTTCAAGCCGGGCGACGAAGTGTTCTACGCCGGCTCGATCCTGCGCCAGGGCACCAATTCGGAATTCCATCTGGTCGACGAGCGCATCACAGGCCGCAAGCCGAAGTCGCTGTCGTTTGCGCAGGCCGCAGCTTTGCCGCTGACCTCGATCACCGCGTGGGAACTGCTGTTCGATCGGCTCGGCGCCGTGCCCGGCAAAAGCGTCGATCCGCGCACGCTTCTGGTCACCGGCGGCGCCGGTGGCGTCGGCTCGATCCTGATCCAGCTTGCACGCCGCCTCACCGGGCTCACCGTGGTCGCGACAGCGACGCGGCCGGACTCGCAAAAATGGTGCCTCGACCTCGGGGCGCATGCGGTGATCGATCACGGCAAGCCGATGAAGGAGCAGATCGAGAAACTGAAACTGCCGCCAGTGGCGCTGGTCGCCAGCCTCACCTTCACCGACCAGCATTACAAGGCGATCGCGGATTTCATGGCGCCGCAGGGCAAATTCGGCCTGATCGACGATCCGCCAGAGTTCACCATGAGCGCCTTCAAGGGCAAGGCGATCTCGGTGCACTGGGAATCGATGTTCACGCGCTCGTCGTTCCAGACGCCGGACATGATCGCGCAGCATAACCTGCTCAACGACGTCGCCGACCTCATCGACAAGGGCGTGCTGCGCACCACGCTCGACCAGACATTCGGGACCATCAATGCCGCCAACCTGAAGCGCGCCCATGCGCTGTTGGAGAGCGGCAAGTCGCGCGGCAAGATCGTGCTGGAGGGGTGGTAA
- a CDS encoding helix-turn-helix domain-containing protein — protein sequence MKRKNFAHRPGCAVEATLDLIDGKWKGVILFHLQAGTQRFGELRRRMPGITQRMLTKQLRALEEDKLVIRKVYAEVPPRVEYTLSDIGESLRPVIDTLRAWGEGHQERLSCAPAPDVISAADRAA from the coding sequence ATGAAACGGAAGAATTTTGCCCATCGGCCCGGCTGCGCGGTCGAGGCTACGCTCGATCTGATCGATGGCAAGTGGAAGGGCGTGATCCTGTTTCACCTGCAGGCCGGTACCCAGCGGTTTGGGGAGTTGCGGCGGCGGATGCCAGGGATTACCCAGCGCATGCTGACCAAGCAGCTTCGCGCGCTCGAGGAGGACAAACTCGTGATCCGCAAGGTCTATGCCGAGGTGCCGCCGCGGGTCGAATATACGCTATCGGACATCGGCGAGAGCCTGCGTCCCGTGATCGACACGCTGCGGGCCTGGGGCGAGGGCCATCAGGAAAGGCTATCCTGTGCGCCGGCGCCCGACGTCATCAGCGCGGCCGATCGCGCCGCTTAG
- a CDS encoding DegQ family serine endoprotease produces the protein MNLIRSFALLLVAAVVVTPALAQDRRVPSSGAELRLSYAPIVQRVQPAVVNVYAAKTVQNRNPLLDDPIFRRFFGVPGQQPEQMQRSLGSGVMVDASGLVVTNNHVIEGADQVKVSLADKREFEAEIVLKDSRTDLAVLRLKDTKDKFATLDFANSDELLVGDVVLAIGNPFGVGQTVTHGIISALARTQVGITDYQFFIQTDAAINPGNSGGALVDMTGKLAGINTAIFSRSGGSQGIGFAIPANMVRVVVASAKGGGKAVKRPWLGARLQAVTPEIAETLGLKLPNGALVANVAPNSPAARAGLKLSDLIVAIEGQAIDDPNAFDYRFATRPLGGNAQIDVQRGGKTVKLTVPLETAPDTNRDEITLSARSPFQGAKVANISPAVADELHLDSQTEGVVVIDLEDGGTAASVGFQKGDIILAVNNTKIAKTSDLDKASKVASRLWRITVVRGGQQINVTLGG, from the coding sequence ATGAATTTGATTCGCTCGTTCGCCCTGCTGCTGGTCGCCGCCGTCGTTGTAACGCCGGCGTTGGCGCAGGACCGTCGCGTTCCATCCTCGGGCGCCGAGCTGCGGCTGTCCTACGCGCCGATCGTGCAGCGCGTGCAGCCGGCGGTGGTCAACGTCTACGCCGCCAAGACGGTGCAGAACCGCAACCCGCTGCTGGACGATCCGATCTTCCGCCGCTTCTTCGGCGTGCCCGGCCAGCAGCCCGAGCAGATGCAGCGCTCGCTCGGATCCGGCGTGATGGTCGACGCCTCCGGCCTCGTCGTCACCAACAACCACGTCATCGAAGGCGCCGACCAGGTGAAAGTATCGCTCGCCGACAAGCGCGAATTCGAGGCCGAGATCGTGCTGAAGGACAGCCGCACCGATCTCGCGGTGTTGCGCCTCAAGGACACCAAAGACAAGTTCGCGACGCTCGACTTCGCCAATTCGGATGAATTGCTGGTCGGCGACGTCGTGCTCGCGATCGGCAACCCGTTCGGCGTCGGCCAGACTGTGACCCACGGCATCATCTCGGCGCTGGCGCGCACGCAGGTCGGGATCACCGACTACCAGTTCTTTATTCAGACCGATGCCGCGATCAATCCCGGCAATTCCGGCGGTGCGCTGGTCGACATGACCGGCAAGCTCGCCGGCATCAACACCGCGATCTTCTCGCGCTCCGGCGGTTCGCAGGGCATCGGCTTTGCCATTCCGGCCAACATGGTGCGCGTCGTCGTGGCCTCCGCCAAGGGCGGCGGCAAGGCAGTGAAGCGGCCGTGGCTGGGCGCGCGGCTGCAGGCAGTGACGCCTGAAATCGCCGAGACGCTGGGGCTGAAGCTGCCGAACGGGGCTCTCGTCGCCAATGTCGCGCCGAACAGTCCAGCGGCGCGTGCCGGCCTGAAACTGTCCGACCTGATCGTCGCGATCGAGGGGCAGGCGATCGACGATCCCAACGCGTTCGACTATCGCTTCGCCACGCGTCCGCTGGGCGGCAACGCCCAGATCGACGTGCAGCGCGGCGGCAAGACCGTGAAGCTGACGGTACCGCTGGAAACCGCGCCCGATACCAACCGCGACGAAATCACGCTCTCCGCGCGCTCGCCGTTCCAGGGCGCCAAGGTCGCCAATATTTCGCCGGCGGTCGCCGACGAGCTGCATCTGGATTCCCAGACCGAGGGCGTCGTGGTTATTGATCTCGAAGATGGCGGCACCGCCGCCAGCGTCGGATTCCAGAAAGGCGATATCATTCTGGCGGTCAACAACACCAAGATCGCCAAGACCAGCGATCTCGACAAGGCGTCGAAAGTGGCGTCGAGGCTCTGGCGCATCACCGTGGTGCGCGGCGGCCAGCAGATCAACGTGACGCTGGGCGGATGA
- a CDS encoding replication-associated recombination protein A yields the protein MSPKQPREAANLFAAAGMEQDAPRPLPDRLRPQALSDVVGQDHILGPDGALTRMLATRTLGSLVFWGPPGTGKTTVARLLADATELHFEQISAVFSGVADLKKVFDAARARREMGKGTLLFVDEVHRFNRAQQDSFLPVMEDGTVVLVGATTENPSFELNAALLSRARVLVFHSLDPLAVEKLYAHAEKVQGKKLPLDAEARAVLVRMADGDGRAALTLAEEVWRAARKDEVFNAEQLQDILQRRAPIYDKSADGHYNLISALHKSVRGSDPDAALYYLARMMDAGEDPLFLARRVVRMAVEDIGLADPQALVICNAAKDAYDFLGHPEGELAIAQAVIYLATAPKSNAAYKAFGAAMRAAKEGGSLLPPKHILNSPTKLMKQEGYGGGYEYDHDAPDAFSGQDYFPEALGRQTFYDPPDRGFEREIRRRLDYWAKLRKERTQK from the coding sequence ATGAGCCCGAAACAGCCCCGCGAAGCGGCCAACCTCTTCGCCGCGGCGGGGATGGAGCAGGACGCGCCGCGGCCGTTGCCGGACCGGCTGCGCCCGCAGGCGCTGTCCGATGTCGTCGGCCAGGATCACATTCTCGGCCCCGACGGCGCGCTGACGCGGATGCTGGCGACGCGCACGCTGGGTTCGCTGGTGTTCTGGGGACCGCCCGGCACCGGCAAGACCACGGTGGCGCGGCTGCTGGCGGATGCCACCGAACTGCATTTCGAGCAGATCTCGGCGGTGTTTTCCGGCGTCGCCGACCTGAAAAAGGTGTTTGACGCCGCGCGTGCCCGCCGCGAGATGGGCAAGGGCACGTTGCTGTTCGTCGACGAGGTGCATCGTTTCAACCGGGCGCAGCAGGACTCGTTTCTGCCTGTGATGGAAGACGGCACCGTGGTGCTGGTCGGTGCCACCACCGAGAATCCGTCGTTCGAGCTCAACGCCGCTTTGCTGTCGCGGGCGCGGGTGCTGGTGTTTCATTCGCTCGATCCGCTCGCAGTCGAAAAACTCTACGCCCATGCCGAAAAGGTCCAGGGCAAAAAGCTGCCACTCGATGCGGAAGCGCGCGCCGTGCTGGTGCGGATGGCCGACGGCGACGGCCGTGCCGCGTTGACCTTGGCCGAAGAAGTCTGGCGCGCCGCGCGCAAGGACGAAGTGTTCAACGCCGAGCAGTTGCAGGACATCCTGCAGCGCCGGGCGCCGATCTACGACAAATCCGCCGACGGCCATTACAACCTGATTTCGGCGCTGCATAAATCGGTGCGCGGCTCCGATCCCGATGCGGCGCTGTATTACCTCGCGCGCATGATGGATGCCGGCGAGGACCCGCTGTTTCTCGCCCGTCGCGTGGTGCGGATGGCAGTCGAGGACATTGGCCTTGCCGATCCGCAGGCGCTGGTGATCTGCAACGCCGCCAAGGACGCCTATGATTTTCTCGGCCATCCCGAAGGCGAACTGGCGATCGCGCAGGCGGTGATCTACCTCGCCACCGCGCCGAAATCCAACGCCGCCTACAAGGCGTTTGGGGCGGCGATGCGCGCGGCCAAGGAGGGCGGTTCGCTGCTGCCGCCAAAACACATTCTGAACTCGCCGACCAAGCTGATGAAGCAGGAAGGCTATGGCGGCGGCTACGAATACGACCACGATGCGCCGGATGCGTTCTCCGGCCAGGATTACTTCCCGGAAGCGCTGGGGCGGCAGACGTTTTACGATCCGCCCGACCGCGGTTTTGAGCGCGAAATCCGAAGAAGGCTGGATTACTGGGCGAAGCTGCGGAAAGAGCGGACGCAGAAGTAG
- a CDS encoding alpha/beta hydrolase, which produces MALAKTVLAVVAALTASTAFAETPMPEDLAWKILEIGRVIDPPKTAALYAPMQQKEPYTGVKTERDVKYGPAERHLLDVFTPETTSAARPVLIYIHGGGFVAGNKRNPGTPFYDNIMLWAVKSGFVGVNATYRLAPQSPYPAGAEDLGAVVQWVSDKIGERGGDPGRIYLVGQSAGAVHVANYVSHPEFHNVKGGGLAGAVMVSGIYDLTASPVGDAEITYFGSDPSRYAERSSLQGLLATKIPLMITSAELDPPRFVEQYELLKQASCKRAIGCAHAFMLPQHSHISEVYSINTADTRLTHEILEFVKTGK; this is translated from the coding sequence ATGGCGCTGGCGAAAACAGTCCTGGCGGTGGTGGCGGCGCTGACGGCAAGCACGGCCTTTGCAGAGACCCCGATGCCGGAGGATCTGGCCTGGAAAATCCTCGAAATCGGCCGCGTCATCGACCCGCCAAAAACCGCGGCGCTTTACGCCCCGATGCAGCAGAAGGAGCCGTATACGGGCGTCAAGACCGAGCGCGACGTCAAATACGGCCCGGCTGAGCGGCACCTGCTCGACGTCTTCACGCCGGAGACGACTTCGGCCGCGCGGCCGGTGCTGATCTACATCCATGGCGGCGGCTTCGTCGCCGGCAACAAGCGCAATCCCGGCACCCCGTTCTACGACAACATCATGCTGTGGGCGGTGAAGAGCGGCTTTGTCGGCGTCAACGCCACCTACCGGCTGGCGCCGCAGTCACCCTACCCGGCAGGCGCCGAGGATCTCGGCGCCGTGGTGCAATGGGTATCCGACAAGATCGGCGAGCGCGGTGGCGATCCCGGCCGCATCTACCTCGTCGGGCAATCCGCCGGCGCGGTTCACGTCGCCAATTACGTCTCGCATCCCGAATTTCACAATGTGAAAGGCGGCGGTCTGGCCGGCGCCGTCATGGTGTCAGGCATTTACGACCTGACGGCCTCGCCGGTCGGCGATGCCGAGATCACCTATTTCGGCTCCGATCCCTCGCGCTATGCCGAGCGATCCTCGCTGCAGGGCCTGCTGGCGACAAAGATCCCGCTGATGATCACATCAGCCGAACTCGACCCGCCCCGCTTCGTCGAACAGTACGAACTGTTGAAGCAGGCAAGCTGCAAGCGCGCGATCGGCTGCGCCCATGCGTTCATGCTGCCGCAGCACAGCCACATCTCGGAAGTGTATTCGATCAATACCGCCGATACGCGGCTGACGCATGAGATTTTGGAGTTTGTGAAGACGGGGAAGTAG
- a CDS encoding RluA family pseudouridine synthase codes for MSRRVKKPLRPAGDRPKGARPYRGSQAERPPHRTGGKAPPRHPVAAPRAPKPFVAEPEKVVVEPPPLPTKVQTVVVTADENNMRVDRFLEARFPGLSFSHIQRIVRKGELRVNGKRADSKDRIEEGQSIRIPPLKLDTPKAAGQLSEAGAKTLQALKDMILFEDADVMVLNKPAGLAVQGGSGITRNVDDMLEVMRDAKGQKPRLVHRLDKETAGCLLIAKTRFAATAMTGSFRHRSARKIYWALVAGVPKPKQGRISTYLAKEESEDDTIMRIAKHGDEGASHAVTYYAVVETSAQKLAWVSLKPVTGRTHQLRAHMAHIDHAIIGDPKYFNKENWDLPGGLQNRLHLLARRIVIPHPRGGFIDASAPLPPHMLQSWNLLGLEADRFDPIENAPEE; via the coding sequence ATGAGCCGTCGCGTCAAAAAACCTCTCCGCCCGGCGGGTGATCGCCCCAAGGGCGCGCGTCCGTATCGGGGCTCGCAGGCCGAGCGGCCGCCGCACCGGACCGGTGGCAAGGCGCCGCCGCGCCATCCGGTCGCCGCCCCCCGTGCGCCAAAGCCCTTTGTGGCGGAGCCCGAGAAGGTCGTCGTCGAGCCGCCGCCGTTGCCGACAAAAGTCCAGACCGTGGTGGTGACGGCGGACGAGAACAACATGCGGGTCGATCGCTTTCTCGAGGCGCGTTTTCCCGGGCTGTCGTTCTCCCATATCCAGCGCATCGTCCGGAAGGGCGAACTGCGCGTCAACGGCAAGCGCGCCGACAGCAAGGACCGGATCGAGGAGGGGCAGAGCATTCGGATTCCGCCGCTGAAACTCGATACGCCGAAGGCCGCGGGCCAGCTCTCGGAAGCCGGCGCCAAGACGCTGCAGGCGCTCAAGGACATGATCCTGTTCGAGGACGCCGACGTCATGGTGCTGAACAAGCCCGCAGGCCTGGCGGTGCAGGGCGGCTCCGGCATTACCCGCAACGTCGACGACATGCTGGAAGTGATGCGCGACGCCAAGGGGCAAAAACCGCGGCTGGTGCACCGGCTCGACAAGGAAACCGCAGGCTGCCTGCTGATTGCCAAGACCCGCTTCGCGGCGACCGCGATGACCGGTTCGTTCCGCCATCGCTCGGCGCGCAAGATCTACTGGGCGCTGGTGGCGGGCGTGCCGAAGCCGAAGCAGGGCCGCATCTCGACGTATCTTGCGAAGGAAGAGAGCGAAGACGACACCATCATGCGGATCGCCAAGCACGGCGACGAGGGCGCGAGCCACGCGGTCACGTACTACGCCGTGGTCGAAACCTCCGCCCAAAAGCTCGCCTGGGTGTCGCTGAAGCCGGTGACCGGGCGAACCCATCAGTTGCGCGCGCATATGGCGCATATCGATCACGCCATCATCGGCGATCCCAAATATTTCAACAAGGAGAACTGGGATTTGCCGGGCGGCCTGCAGAACCGCCTGCATCTGTTGGCGCGCCGGATCGTGATCCCGCATCCCCGCGGCGGCTTTATCGACGCGTCCGCGCCGCTGCCGCCGCACATGCTGCAGTCCTGGAACCTGCTTGGGCTCGAAGCCGACCGGTTCGATCCGATCGAGAACGCGCCGGAGGAATAG